A genome region from Apus apus isolate bApuApu2 chromosome 2, bApuApu2.pri.cur, whole genome shotgun sequence includes the following:
- the COLEC12 gene encoding collectin-12 has translation MKDDFAEEEEVQSFGYKRFGIQEGTQCTKCKNNWALKFSIILLYILCALLTITVAILGYKVVEKMDNVTGGLETSHRRYTEKLTEVESDLKKLDDQAGQKAMNTNTELSSFRSDILALRQQLHDIAEKTTRNKDTLEKLQESGNVLDDRQSQMRSALDSNSFMIISVNKTLQAYTGYINNLQQDTSDIQTNLQNQVHSHNVVIMNLNNLNLTQIQQRNLISVLQKSMEDTNLAILRIKNDFQNLQQVVLQARKDTDWLKEKVQNLQILAANNSALAKANNDTLEDMNNQLSSFSGQMENITTIAQSNEQNLKELQEQHKEYENRTSAKFNQLEERFQVFETDIVNIISNISYTAHHLRTLTSNLNDVRTTCTDTLSKHSDELIFMNSTLANIRLDSASLKTQQDLMRSRLDVEVANLSVIMEEMKLVDSKHGQLIKNFTILQGPPGPRGPKGDRGPQGPVGPAGLKGQKGEKGEPGPPGPAGEKGPPGPTGPPGEKGGKGSRGSPGSKGQRGSPGKTGLPGPSGDPGPPGPQGKDGPPGPQGPPGFQGLQGTVGEPGVPGPRGPPGLPGVPGLPGPKGPPGPPGPPGPGMPMALQSEPTSVPEANGCSPHWKNYTEKCYYFSIEREIFEDAKLFCEDKASRLVIINNKEEQQWIKRQIIGKGSFWIGLTDSEKENEWKWLDGSLPVYTNWKTGQPDNWSHGHGPGEDCAGLIYAGLWNDFYCEDVNNFICEKDMDKGQVFGV, from the exons GTATTCAAGAGGGGACACAATGTAccaaatgtaaaaataactgGGCACTGAAGTTTTCCATCAtcttattatatattttatgtgCCCTGTTAACAATTACAGTAGCCATTCTGGGATACAAAG TTGTAGAAAAAATGGACAATGTGACAGGTGGCCTGGAAACGTCCCACAGAAGATATACAGAAAAGCTCACAGAGGTGGAGAGTGATCTGAAGAAATTAG ATGACCAAGCTGGACAAAAAGCCATGAATACTAACACTGAACTGTCTAGCTTCAGATCTGACATTCTGGCTCTTCGTCAGCAGCTTCATGACATTGCAGAGAAAACTACCAGAAACAAAGATAcactggagaagctgcaggagtctggaAATGTGTTAGATGATAGACAGAGCCAAATGAGAAGTGCCTTAGATAGTAACTCCTTCATGATCATCAGTGTCAATAAGACTCTTCAGGCATATACTGGCTATATCAACAATCTTCAACAAGACACAAGTGATATCCAAACAAACTTGCAAAACCAAGTGCATTCTCATAATGTGGTCATCATGAACCTGAACAACTTAAACCTGACACAAATACAGCAAAGAAATCTTATCAGTGTCCTGCAGAAGTCAATGGAAGATACAAACTTGGCTATTCTAAGAATCAAGAATGACTTTCAAAATCTGCAGCAGGTTGTCCTTCAAGCTCGGAAGGACACAGACTGGCTTAAGGAGAAAGTACAAAATTTACAAATTTTGGCTGCCAACAACTCAGCATTGGCAAAAGCTAACAATGATACACTTGAAGACATGAACAatcagctcagctccttcagtGGGCAAATGGAGAACATCACCACAATTGCCCAATCCAATGAACAAAATCTAAAGGAACTCCAGGAACAGCATAAAGAATATGAAAACAGAACTTCTGCCAAATTCAACCAGCTAGAAGAGAGGTTCCAGGTCTTTGAAACCGATATAGTCAATATCATTAGCAACATCAGCTACACTGCTCATCATCTACGGACACTGACTAGCAATCTCAATGACGTCAGGACAACTTGTACAGACACCTTAAGTAAACATTCAGATGAGCTGATTTTTATGAACAGTACACTAGCCAATATTCGCTTAGACTCTGCATCTCTCAAGACACAACAGGATTTGATGAGGTCAAGGTTAGATGTTGAAGTTGCCAATTTGTCAGTAATCATGGAAGAAATGAAGTTGGTAGATTCCAAACATGGCCAGCTCATCAAGAACTTCACCATCCTACAAG GCCCTCCTGGTCCAAGGGGACCTAAAGGTGACAGAGGCCCTCAAGGTCCTGTTGGCCCTGCTGGTCTAAAAGGACAAAAAGGTGAAAAAGGAGAGCCTGGACCACCAGGACCTGCAGGTGAGAAGGGTCCACCTGGACCAACTGGACCaccaggagaaaaaggagggaaaggtTCAAGAGGATCACCTGGCTCCAAAGGTCAGAGAGGTTCTCCTGGCAAGACAGGTTTGCCTGGACCAAGCGGAGACCCAGGACCACCAGGTCCACAAGGCAAAGATGGTCCACCTGGGCCACAAGGGCCACCAGGATTTCAAGGTCTGCAAGGAACTGTGGGAGAGCCAGGAGTACCAGGACCTCGAGGACCACCTGGGCTACCTGGAGTGCCTGGGCTGCCTGGTCCAAAGGGCCCACCTGGCCCACCAGGGccaccaggtccagggatgCCAATGGCACTACAGAGCGAACCTACGTCAGTGCCTGAGGCTAATG GTTGTTCTCCTCATTGGAAGAACTATACGGAAAAGTGCTACTACTTTTCAATAGAAAGAGAAATTTTTGAAGACGCAAAGTTATTCTGTGAAGACAAAGCATCGCGCTTGGTTATCATAAACAACAAAGAGGAGCAG CAATGGATAAAAAGGCAGATTATTGGGAAAGGCAGCTTCTGGATTGGACTAACagattcagaaaaggaaaatgaatggAAATGGCTGGATGGATCCTTACCAGTTTACAC AAACTGGAAGACTGGGCAACCTGATAACTGGAGCCACGGGCATGGGCCGGGGGAAGATTGCGCTGGGTTAATCTATGCTGGGCTCTGGAATGACTTTTACTGTGAAGATGTTAACAATTTCATTTGTGAAAAAGACATGGACAAAG GGCAAGTATTTGGAGTGTAA